Proteins encoded within one genomic window of Bos indicus isolate NIAB-ARS_2022 breed Sahiwal x Tharparkar chromosome 23, NIAB-ARS_B.indTharparkar_mat_pri_1.0, whole genome shotgun sequence:
- the LOC109576706 gene encoding putative olfactory receptor 2B3, with protein MNWANESSMKEFVLLGFSDKPWLQKPLFVLLLISYTTTIFGNVSIMMVCILDPKLHTPMYFFLTNLSILDLCYTTSTVPHILTNISHNKKTISYAGCVAQLITFLALGATECLLLAVMSFDRYVAICRPLHYVVIMNPWFCLRMIAFSWFTGFSNSVLQSSLTLNMPQCGHQEVDHFFCEVPALLKLSCADTKPIVAEIFFFSVLILLIPVTLILISYGFIAQAVLRIKSAEGRRKAFGTCGSHMVVVSLFFGTSIYMYLQPPSSTSKDWGKIVSLFYGIFTPMLNPLIYSLRNKDMKEAFKRLMLLTFYYKK; from the coding sequence ATGAATTGGGCAAATGAGAGCTCCATGAAAGAATTTGTACTACTTGGCTTTTCAGACAAGCCCTGGCTGCAAAAGCCCCTTTTTGTGTTACTATTAATATCATACACAACCACCATCTTTGGCAATGTGTCCATCATGATGGTGTGCATTCTGGATCCCAAGCTTCACACccccatgtatttctttcttactAATCTGTCCATCTTAGATCTCTGTTACACCACAAGCACAGTCCCTCATATATTGACGAATATTTCTCACAACAAGAAGACCATCAGCTATGCTGGCTGTGTGGCCCAGCTCATCACCTTCCTGGCCCTTGGTGCTACTGAGTGTCTCCTCCTTGCTGTTATGTCCTTTGACAGGTATGTGGCGATTTGCAGACCCCTCCACTATGTTGTCATCATGAACCCTTGGTTCTGCTTGAGGATGATAGCCTTCTCCTGGTTCACTGGCTTCAGCAACTCAGTGCTGCAGTCCTCCTTGACCCTTAACATGCCACAGTGTGGTCATCAAGAAGTGGACCACTTTTTCTGTGAGGTTCCTGCCCTTCTCAAGTTGTCCTGTGCTGACACAAAGCCTATTGttgctgagatttttttcttcagtgtgtTAATTCTGCTAATTCCAGTGACATTGATCCTCATCTCCTATGGCTTCATAGCTCAAGCAGTATTGAGAATCAAATCAGCAGAAGGACGACGGAAAGCTTTTGGGACGTGTGGGTCTCACATGGTtgtagtctctctcttttttggaacaagcatatacatgtatctacaaCCGCCTTCTTCCACCTCTAAGGACTGGGGGAAAATCGTTTCCCTCTTCTATGGGATATTCACACCCATGTTGAACCCCCTCATCTATAGCCTTAGAAATAAAGATATGAAGGAGGCCTTTAAGAGGCTGATGCTATTAACATTTTACTATAAGAAGTAA